One genomic segment of Desulfocapsa sulfexigens DSM 10523 includes these proteins:
- a CDS encoding ABC transporter permease: MNKHKHFIKIIIKTACSSLLQHKLRSTLSTLGIICGVMAVVAIIAIGDGAKQETLRQIEKMGVNNIYIRADQLTPEQRSRAREHHSAGLQDDDRYRLQSNNSFISDTAAARERALNLTGLPEHLSPKLVECTASYGRILGIKLDNGRFISESDTGERNQVCVLGWQIASRLGENGRLGQSLRIGDQLFQVVGVLNRQDLSNTAETQFTMQNLNDTIFFPLDVIESDSRTNNTSSYDKPPLSEIIVRIHSTDQISTAAMLIRRSLEIAHNGVDDFQLVIPLELLAQSQRIQHIFNIVLGIIAALSLIIGGIGIMNIMLANISERIKEIGLRRAVGASPEHILAQFLSEAVLLTFTGGLLGIVGGIFLSLVIGSLTKWPITFSIPGLIVPLVVAILIGLFFGLYPAQKASRIDPIVALGSST, encoded by the coding sequence TTGAATAAACACAAACATTTCATCAAAATAATCATCAAAACCGCCTGCTCTTCCCTGCTGCAGCATAAGCTCCGTTCAACTCTCTCTACTCTAGGTATTATCTGCGGTGTCATGGCTGTGGTGGCTATCATCGCCATCGGTGATGGAGCGAAGCAGGAAACGTTACGACAGATTGAAAAAATGGGCGTGAACAACATATACATCAGGGCAGACCAACTGACCCCGGAACAACGGTCACGTGCCAGGGAGCACCATTCAGCCGGCCTGCAGGACGACGATCGTTATCGACTGCAAAGCAATAATTCTTTTATCAGTGACACCGCAGCGGCCAGAGAACGGGCTCTCAATTTAACCGGACTCCCCGAGCACCTGAGCCCCAAGCTTGTTGAATGTACAGCAAGTTATGGTCGTATACTTGGCATCAAACTTGATAATGGTCGTTTTATCAGCGAATCAGATACAGGTGAGCGAAACCAGGTATGTGTCCTTGGCTGGCAGATCGCCAGTAGACTTGGTGAAAATGGGCGGCTTGGACAATCTCTTCGCATTGGAGATCAGCTCTTCCAGGTTGTGGGTGTTCTCAACCGTCAGGATCTCTCAAACACCGCCGAAACACAGTTCACCATGCAAAACCTCAATGACACAATTTTTTTTCCACTTGATGTTATTGAATCAGATAGCAGGACAAACAACACATCATCGTACGACAAGCCGCCGTTGAGTGAAATCATAGTGAGAATACACAGCACAGACCAGATCTCCACAGCAGCTATGCTTATTCGCCGCAGCCTGGAGATTGCCCATAACGGAGTAGATGATTTTCAGCTTGTCATTCCCCTTGAATTACTTGCGCAATCGCAAAGAATTCAGCATATATTCAATATTGTTTTAGGCATAATAGCGGCACTTTCTCTTATCATCGGAGGTATAGGGATCATGAATATCATGCTTGCCAACATATCCGAACGAATAAAAGAGATTGGTCTCAGACGCGCTGTAGGTGCCAGTCCCGAACATATTCTTGCCCAGTTTCTCAGTGAAGCGGTGCTTCTCACCTTCACAGGCGGGCTTTTGGGAATTGTCGGCGGCATCTTTCTTTCTCTTGTTATTGGCTCTCTCACAAAATGGCCAATCACATTCTCAATACCCGGCCTTATTGTCCCTCTGGTTGTAGCAATACTAATCGGACTCTTTTTTGGTCTCTATCCTGCCCAAAAAGCCTCTCGTATAGATCCAATCGTCGCTCTTGGCAGTTCTACCTGA
- a CDS encoding ABC transporter ATP-binding protein, which yields MLISTRELRHHYPHGSGKIEVLHGVDMDVHHGEFIAVMGASGSGKSTLLHILGCLLRPSSGSYFLNNRDILQLKEKELARLRANTVAHVFQNFHLLPAMTVMENVLLPALYNGMAPEQAGENARRAIDQVGLDKRMMHKPAELSGGEMQRVTIARALAMQPELILADEPTGNLDHSSTLEVLSLFQEINKQGCTVIMVTHDRDVAKLARSTRYMIDGYLE from the coding sequence ATGCTCATTTCCACAAGAGAACTTCGTCACCACTATCCCCATGGATCCGGAAAGATAGAAGTACTGCACGGCGTTGACATGGATGTTCATCATGGTGAGTTTATCGCTGTTATGGGTGCATCTGGTTCAGGAAAGTCTACCCTTCTTCACATTCTCGGTTGCCTCCTGAGACCAAGCAGTGGTAGCTATTTTCTCAACAATCGAGACATACTGCAACTTAAAGAGAAGGAACTTGCAAGGCTCAGGGCAAACACTGTTGCTCATGTTTTTCAGAATTTTCACCTGTTACCTGCAATGACAGTAATGGAAAATGTCCTGCTTCCCGCCCTTTACAATGGAATGGCGCCTGAACAGGCCGGTGAAAATGCCCGTCGGGCCATCGATCAGGTTGGTCTGGACAAGCGCATGATGCACAAGCCAGCTGAACTCTCCGGTGGAGAGATGCAAAGAGTAACGATTGCACGTGCTCTTGCCATGCAACCTGAGCTTATCCTGGCAGACGAACCCACAGGTAATCTTGATCATTCCAGCACTCTGGAAGTCCTCTCCTTATTTCAAGAAATCAATAAACAGGGCTGCACCGTTATAATGGTCACCCACGATCGCGATGTTGCCAAACTTGCCCGGTCTACACGGTACATGATTGATGGTTACCTTGAATAA
- a CDS encoding efflux RND transporter periplasmic adaptor subunit — protein MKRFFLLTAVLVFFAFTLTQVLWSSDEQVQEKPSSFTTATLRDFQITVKTLGTLEAVNAYFVSSSIKGAGAKVIYLAPDGYPVKKGDVLVRFDPTQFEEIIAELSAQIDDLSAGVNAAEQLLEWEKTELAQRVTTSDYNLKVARLEFDRLVQGEGPITLTQYQDERDKAQSELKRYQDYVRDLKLLADDGYSNPAEISRGQEKIDTFTEQFASADRRYKSYRDLVLPSLTESSKAKVENAKLAYQQIRQAGVHKIARAQAAIQQVMAKLKAKQTALEQAESELDKTVLRAPFDGLLIHHESFYNGEMRTVREGDTVIINSPILYLPDIESLIVKSTIREIDLHKVAIGQSTTITVEAYPDISFPARLSFIGALAKKRPGRREGEKYFQVHFSFDRVEKKLRPGMSARIIIETANLQQALSLPVEAVFHDSSGHYCYVKNGSKLVLRRIHTGYSNENFIEVTDGLKAGETVSMIHPVIN, from the coding sequence ATGAAACGTTTTTTTCTACTCACCGCTGTTCTGGTTTTTTTTGCCTTCACATTAACTCAAGTCCTTTGGAGCAGTGACGAACAGGTACAAGAAAAACCTTCCTCCTTCACCACAGCCACCCTTCGCGATTTTCAAATTACAGTGAAGACCCTTGGCACTTTAGAAGCGGTCAACGCTTATTTCGTATCATCCAGCATTAAGGGGGCCGGAGCAAAGGTTATTTATCTCGCTCCTGATGGCTATCCTGTAAAAAAAGGAGATGTACTGGTCCGATTTGATCCAACTCAATTTGAAGAAATCATTGCAGAACTCTCTGCCCAGATCGATGATCTCAGCGCCGGTGTCAATGCAGCGGAACAGTTACTCGAGTGGGAAAAAACCGAGTTGGCCCAGCGAGTTACCACATCAGACTACAATCTCAAGGTGGCCCGTCTTGAATTTGACAGACTCGTTCAGGGTGAAGGTCCCATAACCCTTACCCAATATCAGGACGAACGTGATAAAGCCCAGTCTGAACTCAAACGCTACCAGGACTATGTAAGAGACCTGAAGCTACTGGCTGACGATGGATACAGTAATCCTGCCGAAATCAGTCGTGGACAGGAAAAAATTGACACATTTACTGAACAATTTGCCAGCGCCGACCGTCGCTATAAAAGTTATCGAGACCTGGTGCTGCCTTCTCTTACGGAGAGTAGCAAGGCCAAGGTAGAAAATGCAAAACTTGCTTATCAGCAAATACGACAGGCTGGTGTCCACAAAATTGCCAGGGCCCAGGCTGCTATTCAGCAGGTAATGGCAAAGCTGAAGGCAAAACAAACTGCTCTGGAACAGGCAGAATCAGAGCTTGATAAAACCGTACTACGTGCTCCCTTTGACGGTCTCCTTATCCACCATGAAAGTTTCTACAATGGCGAAATGCGAACTGTCCGTGAAGGCGACACTGTTATAATTAACAGCCCTATTCTCTATCTACCCGACATCGAGAGTCTTATTGTGAAGAGTACAATTCGTGAAATTGATCTCCATAAAGTGGCTATTGGTCAGAGTACAACCATCACCGTAGAAGCATATCCCGACATCAGTTTTCCAGCCAGACTCTCTTTTATCGGTGCATTGGCAAAGAAACGACCAGGACGCAGAGAGGGAGAAAAATACTTCCAGGTTCACTTCTCCTTTGACAGGGTAGAGAAAAAACTCAGACCAGGCATGTCTGCCCGTATTATTATTGAGACTGCCAATCTGCAACAGGCCCTGTCACTTCCTGTGGAAGCTGTATTCCATGACAGCAGTGGCCACTACTGCTATGTCAAAAACGGCAGCAAACTGGTATTACGCCGTATACATACCGGATACAGCAATGAAAACTTCATAGAGGTAACCGATGGACTCAAGGCGGGAGAAACCGTATCCATGATACATCCCGTCATTAACTGA
- a CDS encoding TolC family protein: MNYKLQSFFNIVAFLTLLTVHIPSSGYAAVEPVRLTLETAVARALRYNRNLISDTLDLDNSRLNMEAAQNTFDIKVNPLSSINYTSNPEEEQSIWRVGGLISKKFTSGVILNLEPSIEKETDEYGAGVGFSLAIPLIRGLGKDINLDSVYASEYALASSDRTLHQKKVNTILNTVTTVYTLIREQHLVSLYTEQLKHLKVHLKSAIVKEKSGIAKSMDIYRAEIRIKDIQESLSLARERVAEIADRLKDIVALPLDSPIYVEAPQEYTLITMKREQAVKIALKQRIESFQSKADIAEAMRREKIARHNTLPELKLVSTYTRRGRSSDFGDVLFFDEDRWSIGLTSSTDLARSEEKTAWAKSRLAVKRENLKFESSQQNIIREVRTVLNSLEKSEERIALRREQLIQATGKQRLAHIKFQYNEADNFDLIESQTQVERARVNLMSDEINYIINGYRLRAVMGTLLAYSPETKP; this comes from the coding sequence ATGAACTACAAACTACAGTCTTTTTTTAATATAGTAGCTTTCCTGACACTCCTTACTGTTCATATACCTTCGTCAGGGTATGCTGCCGTCGAACCTGTTCGTCTTACTTTGGAGACTGCTGTCGCAAGAGCCCTCCGCTACAATCGCAACCTTATCAGTGACACTCTGGATCTGGATAACAGTCGCCTCAATATGGAAGCAGCCCAGAACACTTTTGACATTAAGGTCAACCCTCTTTCCAGTATTAATTACACCTCAAACCCCGAGGAAGAACAGTCCATCTGGAGAGTTGGAGGGTTGATCTCTAAAAAGTTTACAAGCGGTGTCATCCTGAATCTGGAACCAAGTATCGAAAAGGAGACTGATGAGTATGGTGCAGGGGTTGGTTTTTCACTTGCAATACCACTGATACGTGGTCTGGGGAAAGATATCAACTTGGACAGTGTTTATGCCAGCGAATACGCCCTCGCCTCTTCAGACCGAACATTGCATCAAAAAAAAGTAAATACAATCCTCAATACAGTCACCACTGTCTACACCCTTATCCGGGAACAACATCTGGTTTCTCTCTACACCGAGCAACTTAAACATCTTAAAGTCCATTTAAAAAGTGCAATTGTTAAAGAAAAATCCGGCATTGCGAAATCCATGGATATTTATCGTGCAGAAATTCGTATAAAAGATATCCAAGAGAGTTTGAGCCTCGCCAGAGAACGGGTCGCTGAAATCGCTGATCGTTTAAAAGATATTGTTGCCCTGCCACTTGACAGCCCCATTTATGTTGAAGCTCCACAGGAATACACACTCATCACGATGAAGAGGGAGCAGGCCGTCAAGATAGCTCTTAAACAACGGATTGAATCATTCCAGAGTAAAGCCGATATCGCTGAGGCAATGCGCCGGGAAAAGATCGCCCGGCATAACACTCTTCCAGAGCTCAAACTTGTAAGTACTTACACTCGGCGGGGCCGTTCAAGCGACTTTGGGGATGTTCTTTTTTTCGATGAGGACCGTTGGAGTATTGGTCTGACAAGCAGTACCGACCTGGCACGTTCAGAAGAAAAAACCGCCTGGGCAAAGAGTCGTCTCGCTGTCAAGCGCGAGAATCTTAAATTCGAGTCATCTCAGCAAAACATTATCCGTGAGGTCCGAACGGTGCTCAACTCCCTGGAAAAATCAGAGGAACGAATAGCACTTCGACGGGAACAGCTTATCCAGGCAACTGGTAAACAACGACTGGCCCATATTAAATTCCAGTACAACGAAGCAGACAATTTCGACCTCATTGAATCTCAAACCCAGGTCGAGCGCGCCAGAGTAAATCTCATGTCCGACGAGATCAACTATATCATAAACGGATACCGACTGCGTGCTGTCATGGGTACCCTGCTTGCCTATTCTCCTGAGACAAAACCATGA
- a CDS encoding retron St85 family RNA-directed DNA polymerase translates to MNWKKYRKEFTIQATAKSLDEKSMQHALSYARGLYKANLPIIFSQNHLSRLVGYNIDYIRNASSTKSDQFYRCYKIKKKSSDTMRTICEPLPSLKEIQRWILDNILSQVTISKFAKAYVVGFSIKDNARFHLRQKQVLRIDVKDFFPSIKGQNVFHIFKNIGYSAEVSAMLTGLTTLKNCLPQGAPTSPTLSNIFMNRCDARIAGYCLARKIRYTRYSDDLTFSGEFDVGKLISFINMVFKDSGLLLNKTKTKQMFKHQRQFTTGLVVNERINVCREKRRKLRQEIFYIKKYGLDGHLIRTEEKRTNYIMHLLGLSNFITHINANDRDALEAKEILRKYIT, encoded by the coding sequence ATGAATTGGAAAAAATATCGTAAAGAATTCACGATACAAGCAACTGCTAAATCCTTAGATGAAAAGAGCATGCAACATGCACTGTCATATGCTAGGGGTTTGTATAAAGCAAACTTGCCAATCATCTTCAGCCAGAATCATTTGTCAAGATTAGTTGGGTATAATATTGACTATATTCGCAACGCATCTAGCACGAAATCTGATCAATTCTACAGGTGTTATAAAATAAAGAAAAAATCATCAGATACAATGCGCACAATATGTGAGCCTCTTCCTAGCTTAAAAGAGATTCAGAGGTGGATACTTGATAACATTTTAAGCCAAGTCACAATTAGCAAATTTGCCAAGGCGTATGTTGTAGGATTTTCGATAAAAGATAATGCAAGGTTTCATCTAAGACAAAAACAAGTATTGCGAATAGATGTTAAAGATTTCTTTCCCTCGATTAAGGGGCAAAATGTTTTTCATATCTTCAAAAACATAGGGTATTCAGCTGAGGTCTCTGCAATGCTCACAGGTTTAACAACATTAAAAAACTGCTTACCTCAAGGTGCACCAACTAGTCCAACACTATCAAATATTTTCATGAATCGTTGCGATGCGCGGATCGCAGGCTACTGCCTGGCAAGAAAAATTCGATACACCAGATATTCAGACGATTTGACTTTCTCTGGAGAATTTGATGTCGGAAAATTAATATCTTTTATCAACATGGTTTTTAAAGACAGTGGCTTGCTTTTGAACAAGACCAAAACCAAACAAATGTTCAAACATCAAAGGCAGTTTACAACTGGTTTAGTTGTAAACGAAAGAATTAATGTTTGTAGAGAGAAAAGGCGGAAACTTCGCCAAGAAATTTTTTACATCAAAAAATATGGACTAGACGGTCACTTAATAAGAACTGAGGAAAAGAGGACAAATTACATTATGCATTTACTTGGGTTGTCAAACTTTATTACCCATATTAACGCTAACGACAGGGACGCCTTGGAAGCAAAAGAAATACTTAGAAAATATATCACTTAA
- a CDS encoding phosphoribosyltransferase-like protein, with product MAEITKYFPRLNKIFIQKNWFKKFEEAGFEDILTNFIKIIEGLSDDEADLLLKLTEDYLYVDANAMQRCFREIYCDISIELIAGFEEVYFLPLIAPDDSQNTKSQSSVLYPAYHQLNLMCRQNGLTNNLKIESKDLMTALGNSLADRGDCLLIFVDDFIGTGRSALKALSAYESNFRKSTDVVAVMCAVCQSEGKEKLKNAGFDVWANHIRKKGLTDSQKITEIGKAIEIMKGISARIISNSKHYLGFASSEALVTMPFRTPNNTFPVYWADNGSGTAPFYR from the coding sequence ATGGCTGAAATAACAAAATATTTTCCTAGGTTAAACAAAATATTTATCCAGAAAAATTGGTTTAAAAAATTCGAAGAAGCTGGGTTTGAAGATATACTGACTAATTTTATAAAAATAATCGAGGGATTATCAGATGATGAAGCTGACTTATTGTTGAAATTAACAGAAGACTATCTCTATGTTGACGCAAACGCTATGCAACGATGTTTCCGGGAAATATATTGCGACATTAGTATCGAATTAATAGCAGGTTTTGAGGAGGTTTATTTCCTGCCCCTTATAGCACCTGATGATAGTCAAAATACAAAAAGTCAGTCATCAGTATTGTACCCTGCATACCACCAATTAAACTTAATGTGCCGACAAAATGGACTGACAAACAATCTTAAAATTGAATCAAAAGATTTAATGACAGCATTAGGTAACAGTCTAGCTGATCGGGGTGATTGTTTGTTAATTTTTGTCGATGATTTCATAGGAACTGGTCGTTCTGCACTTAAAGCATTATCAGCATATGAATCTAATTTTAGAAAAAGCACCGATGTCGTTGCAGTTATGTGCGCAGTATGCCAGTCCGAAGGAAAAGAAAAACTAAAAAATGCGGGTTTCGATGTCTGGGCAAACCATATTAGAAAAAAAGGCCTAACTGATTCACAGAAGATTACAGAAATTGGAAAAGCAATTGAAATAATGAAAGGTATTTCTGCTAGAATAATAAGTAACAGTAAGCATTATCTTGGTTTTGCTTCAAGTGAAGCACTAGTGACTATGCCTTTCAGAACTCCAAATAATACTTTTCCTGTATATTGGGCAGATAACGGCTCAGGCACAGCTCCATTTTATCGGTAA
- a CDS encoding transposase, which produces MPRAKRYYMPGCVWHITHRCHKKEFLLKFSRDRNRWLELLFKAKQRYGLDVLNYIATSNHIHLLVSDNGNRDTIPRSMQLVAGQVGQEYNRRKKRHGAYWEDRYHATAIENDTHLVKCLAYIDMNMVRTGVVGHPSEWNWSGYNEIQNQKQRYAIINYRLLTELLGLNSVVELKEMHANWVEDTLKADKQLRESKWTQSVAVGSQTFVEKIKNELGMRAIHRGIHKVDESFELRETQIPCSANFSTKNEQLSTENSFLWDVCS; this is translated from the coding sequence ATGCCACGCGCAAAACGATATTACATGCCTGGATGTGTATGGCATATAACTCACCGATGTCATAAAAAGGAATTTCTGCTTAAGTTTTCTAGAGATAGAAATAGATGGTTGGAGCTACTATTCAAGGCAAAACAAAGGTATGGTCTTGATGTACTGAATTATATCGCCACTTCCAACCACATACATCTGTTGGTGTCAGATAACGGCAACCGAGATACTATTCCCAGGTCAATGCAATTGGTAGCGGGACAAGTTGGACAAGAATATAATCGAAGAAAAAAACGTCATGGGGCATACTGGGAAGATAGGTACCATGCAACGGCTATTGAAAATGACACCCATCTTGTGAAATGCCTCGCTTATATTGATATGAATATGGTGCGTACAGGAGTAGTGGGACATCCCTCTGAATGGAACTGGAGTGGATATAATGAAATACAAAACCAAAAGCAACGTTATGCAATTATTAATTACAGACTGCTAACAGAACTCCTTGGTCTAAATTCAGTTGTAGAACTTAAAGAGATGCATGCTAACTGGGTTGAAGATACCTTAAAAGCAGATAAGCAGCTGCGTGAGAGTAAATGGACACAAAGCGTCGCAGTTGGGAGTCAAACTTTTGTTGAGAAAATTAAAAATGAACTTGGAATGAGGGCGATCCACCGAGGGATTCATAAAGTTGATGAAAGTTTTGAACTTCGAGAGACGCAGATTCCTTGCAGTGCCAATTTTAGCACCAAAAATGAACAGCTAAGTACAGAAAATAGCTTTTTATGGGATGTTTGTTCTTAA
- a CDS encoding IS66 family transposase — MVAKSELYELRQQQVKPILQKFKTWLIKRSSTVVPRSLLGQAISYCLGQWHRLENYIKSGHAGIDNNVAENAIRPFVVGRKNWLFSGTPEGAGASATLYSLIETAKANRLEPYSYLRYLFEKLPTTTPDELCSLLPQNLSPEKLVLPHMASGV, encoded by the coding sequence TTGGTCGCTAAAAGTGAACTGTATGAGCTTCGGCAGCAACAGGTTAAGCCCATTCTACAGAAATTTAAAACCTGGCTGATCAAAAGATCCAGTACAGTTGTTCCAAGAAGTCTTCTTGGCCAGGCTATTTCTTACTGCTTAGGGCAATGGCATCGGCTGGAAAACTATATCAAAAGTGGTCATGCTGGAATAGATAACAATGTTGCTGAAAATGCTATTCGCCCCTTTGTGGTGGGAAGAAAAAACTGGCTGTTCTCTGGAACACCTGAAGGTGCAGGCGCCAGCGCCACTCTTTACAGCCTTATCGAAACTGCTAAGGCTAATCGACTTGAGCCTTACAGTTACCTGCGCTATCTGTTTGAGAAATTGCCTACGACGACACCAGACGAGCTTTGTAGCCTGCTGCCGCAAAACCTTTCACCTGAAAAACTTGTCTTGCCCCATATGGCAAGTGGGGTTTAA
- a CDS encoding ATP-binding protein → MFTPSEELKIGQVVEVSGTNIKVEISDKISELTRTFNGRVYPIGQIGSMVKIHYGRKIIFGLVTMLRMRSEELIEAGMPVTADSDQRVMEVQLLAEGSWNNTKSTLAFKRGIKTYPLPQQGVFLLTNEEISFVYRSAEGTRDEAVDPLIPFAVYSASESTKCRANINKMFGMHCAVLGSTGSGKSGTVAAIIHSVLSHKNNDKELSPQIVVVDPHGEYGSAFKERAVQFRAYDIAAGDDGQEEIKLPYWLMSSDEFTNLVIGKTERSATRQNNVVQKALAHARMVAAGIVKPCPREFGTEALNHLENFDDPDLCDGKDTSDILEFDRDKPRPFCLDEFESHVRYIQGGRINRNNHESMTNSDLAKSPVPSVLDKLKVLRKDTRLSFMMKCWVDDDAEIK, encoded by the coding sequence TGAAGAGTTGAAAATAGGCCAAGTTGTCGAGGTATCAGGAACCAATATTAAAGTTGAGATTTCCGATAAAATATCAGAATTAACAAGAACTTTTAATGGTCGTGTTTACCCTATCGGCCAAATAGGTAGTATGGTTAAAATTCACTATGGCCGAAAAATAATTTTTGGTTTAGTGACAATGCTCAGAATGCGATCAGAAGAGTTAATTGAAGCAGGTATGCCTGTAACTGCTGATTCTGATCAGCGTGTAATGGAAGTCCAACTGCTGGCTGAAGGCAGCTGGAATAATACAAAATCAACTTTGGCTTTTAAACGTGGTATTAAAACCTACCCTTTACCCCAGCAAGGCGTATTCCTTCTAACCAACGAAGAAATATCTTTTGTCTATCGTTCGGCAGAGGGAACAAGAGATGAAGCTGTCGACCCATTAATCCCTTTTGCGGTTTATAGTGCATCTGAATCAACAAAATGCAGAGCGAACATCAATAAGATGTTTGGTATGCATTGTGCTGTTCTCGGTTCTACAGGGTCAGGTAAATCAGGTACCGTAGCTGCTATTATCCATAGCGTACTTTCCCATAAAAATAATGATAAAGAGTTGTCCCCTCAAATAGTGGTTGTCGATCCTCATGGTGAGTATGGTTCAGCCTTTAAAGAGAGAGCTGTACAGTTTCGTGCATATGACATTGCAGCAGGTGATGACGGTCAGGAAGAAATAAAGTTACCGTATTGGTTGATGTCTAGTGATGAGTTCACCAATCTCGTTATCGGTAAAACAGAAAGAAGTGCTACACGTCAAAACAATGTAGTTCAAAAAGCACTCGCCCATGCAAGAATGGTTGCCGCAGGAATTGTCAAACCCTGTCCAAGAGAGTTTGGTACCGAGGCACTTAACCATTTAGAAAATTTCGACGATCCAGATTTGTGTGATGGCAAAGATACTTCAGACATTCTGGAATTCGACCGTGATAAACCTAGACCATTTTGCTTAGATGAGTTTGAAAGTCATGTTAGGTACATTCAGGGCGGTAGGATAAACCGTAATAATCATGAAAGCATGACCAACTCTGATTTAGCTAAGTCACCAGTACCTTCTGTTTTAGACAAACTAAAAGTTCTGAGAAAGGATACTCGACTTTCATTTATGATGAAATGTTGGGTCGATGACGATGCAGAAATAAAGTAA